The Vigna unguiculata cultivar IT97K-499-35 chromosome 1, ASM411807v1, whole genome shotgun sequence nucleotide sequence TCACTCCACTGATAGTTCAATAACAGTCCGTTCTATGATTTTACAATCATGAATCAATCACCTCATGGATTGAATAACCCCTATAGTTAGTATACATAGTAATAGCATGCCAATTCATCTTCATTTCTGGGTAAAGAAAATCCAGTTTCCAACCCCCTCTGACAAATAGAAGACATGGGAATCCTGCTAAACGTTCAGATCGGTCAAATCACTGCTAACTGCGAATACTATATTTGATATATACACTAATAAGCTAATAGCCACTGGTACGACTTCTGTACGCTTTCAAAGCTCCATCTTCAATTGATTTGAGTGCAGAGATGCTGTAACAGTTTCAATTTCAGGTTAAATACACACAATTTTATGgtaaaaaaacttcaaaagaaCTATGTACTTTTTGTATTGCTTATTTGAATTAACTCCATAAACCATGTACACCTTATAATAAAGAATTCTTAACTGATTTCACGAACTTCTTAGCATTATTGTTTTGGACGAGAATGACATGGAATTTTGGAATCATACTCAATCTCATCAAATTCAATAACAGCCTGTTTCCAACCCTCAAGAAGACTTGTCAGCATTTTTACTGATCTCTACTAATTTATGTAATGATAGAAGGGTCTTCTCATTTATTACCAATACAAAGTCTAAGTTTATTACTCTGTTGACACTTGATCATTTCATGCTAATCAATCAGCATAGTTCAGCCCGTTGAACTCGGTAATACAATTACCGAAATCAAACTTATGTGTTAATGCTTTGAGTAAACCTAATGAATTCAAATTACATAAACTTTAATCATGCACCCAACTTCACTTTTgggtaataaataaatacaatttcatATCAACAAAGATGCCAAACAAATATACTTTAACGGGCAATAGATCACACCACCTCCGCGTGCACTTTATCTTTGGATATACACACTCAACAAGTATGCAAACAAattcttaatataattaattataaggtAAACCATGTATAccttataattgaaaatttcaaCCAATCCACTACGTACAAATTTCATGGCATCATTATCTCAACCATATAATTTGGAatataaactttataaatagtATCATTTGGTGATTTAACAAACTGTAATAGAAATCATTACATAAAACAATAACAGAAATCGCTTTTCaaataaaaccataaaatagcatgaCCGAAGCTACCTTTCATGTAATGCATTCATACTTACAAATAATAGGTGCAGGGATAAATCCTTTCAAACATTAATTTCATATAATAGGTTCAAGTTATCTATCACAACATATCATCATGCCTTTAAACAATAGAGGCTAAACCATTCCTATCTATCTATGAAATCATGGACAATGGCAGCATGAACCATGATGCACAGAATCATAACAATTCTTTAAGCATCGCTTTTGAGAATAAACAATAGAGGCTAAAATTCTGATCTACCTGAGTTCGCCGACGAGTCATAACTCAAAAGTGAGTTTTCCGGAGTCATGAAATTGTGGTTGACTTCTTCCCTCTCCCATAGCGATTGGTGGAATGCATCAAATTGCCACTGTTGTTGGTAATGCTGTCGGTTGCCATTGACTGGGATTTCTGGCCACATGAGAGGTGTCATCATGCTAGGTATGTTACTATCCATTAGAGATGCCCCCTGTAAGTTACAaaggatattttaatttttatcagtTCTCAGCATTATACTGCACCAAACCACACATGCCCAACTCCACCTTTAGCTGAAGACATTCAAATAGTCATTTTCATTTCTATGAACCGAGCTAGCAACCCCTGACCCTGATTTGAGGATTAAGATGCAAAGgccttaacaaaaaaaatgtcaaaggatttataattaatgactAGGATGGATTGAGGCAATCAAGTTTAATCATTTGTCTGACATGCACATTGCAGCTAAGTGCAATGTTCATACTGTTTCCTAGATGCTCTGGCATGACGTCCAACAGATTAAATAACTGTAACTGTCTACAAGCATCTCTTTCAGAGTCCCACTGAGTATCATGTCAGTTTTCATACAACTATTAATTAAGCAAAGACAATTGAATAGGATGATAACAACATTTCGAATTTTTGTCAAGCACGTTTCACCTACAGGGTGCATAAAGCTTATGGCGTCAATGGCTACCATGAAGGTAAAATAAAGTGTTTCAGAATGAGAGGTCATGCATTATCCATCAAATATAGCCTTTTACTTAAACTAAATAAGTTAGGTCTTCAGATTACTCccgcataaaaaaaataattttttttttactaaagataaaattgagTAGGTTGGATTAACTTATAACTCACATCAGTAGGCAATAAGCTGTCAAGGCTGAAATCAATTCTTGGGTTAACTGCTGCCAGTTTCATTGATAAAATCTGCAACCAGAGCATAAATCAgtgaaaacaaaatcatattcaTGAAAGTTAAACTACACAAAATATTATTCGAAGTACAAGAATATAATAACTTTTGAGCATGCTCAATGAACAAATCTTGTAGTGTCATGCCTCAAGTCCACAATATGAGGGAATAATAGTAGGTAGACGACCCATTAGgaaattttaaatagattacAAGCCATATAGTCCAAAACAATAGGAGCATCACTGTTAATGCTTAATTCTTGCTTACATTACAGTTACAGGAACCCAATGctttattagtttaaaaaatctCTAAACACAGTTCGTAATTGATTGGGAACCAAATAGATAATAATTAACAGGCACAGCAATTTGAGAGCCTGACCTCCACTTGACGCTGTAGAGATTGCACATGATTGATGATTTCATCTAGAACCATTGCCGTTCCTGATATCTGCACAGAAAATCAACTAATGTCAGATATATTTCACCCACATTAGCTATTTTGAGAACATTAACACAATCCACATGCATCACAAAATTTTAGTGACTCTGCAATTGTGTAGATCAAAGTAAGCAAAAGAAACGTCTAGAAAGTACAAAAAAAGCACACCCATTATAGAACAACAGCGGCGCATAAAACAGAAGTCCCCTCCTTGAAAATTAATTCCCAAACTTAAGATAATCCTTTTCGATTCATACTGATACATATTGCTTTATTACATTACTCATGGTCTGAAAAGACTAAAGGAAGCTTGGAAAAGTTCTCTGTTAAAGATAATTGGCATTGTGTGACCTGTATATCAGATTTTGAGATTAAGGCTTccacataaaacataaaacaaggACTCACTTATATGGATAAAAATAGCCGTAAGCATGTATGCAAGTGTGATGAAAAATGGTACTTGGTATTGGGTCAGAATGTGAAAATGTATTTTCAGTTATAATTTGTACCCTATTATTCTTACCCCACATTCCAAAATATTACAGACTAGAATGATTCATATAGTACTTCAATACCATCTAGATACATGATAAGCTTTTTGCCTCATTTTGTTGACTACTCAAATTAAAACCAACCCGTAAATTTTAGactaaaatataacaaaaatggaGATAAAATACAAGTGCAATTTTGAATTGATGAGGGAAGAGAACTTGGCCAGTGATCCAAACTAATTAAAACTAAGACTAAATGAAGCTTACTCACCAAgcaaagaaaacataaagaaagaaaactgtTGATTAAAGCTTCAATAACCATGATCCTCGGGCCCAACTATTCTCTCCTCAGATCGGGAATGCGCGTATGCTATCTTCTATAGCCTCGTACGACGGTTCTGAACCGGTTTCAAAACTACGCACGGGGATTTTATACGAACAAGTTGGCCCAACTAGCCCTTTTATGAATAGATGGGAATAACCCTTAAAATATTTCACTATGAATGAAATATTACCACGTTTATTTGTACAACATAAAAACGGAGAAAAGAGATTATTTTCATTAGTTCTTCTAATACCACAATTTTTCTAATGCCATCAATTTTTCTAATgccatgaaaaataaaattgtttatttgaattttgaaatatattacatattttagtttgataaatcttttcttctttattgttGCATACTTTTCACCTGTCAATATCACGAAGACAGCAATTCACacataaatatgtaaatatgaTTTCAATAACTGTATATTAGACGTGTATGATTTTGATATAAGAACTGTGCTTAAGAGCGACATTAATATGATCGTACAAATGACCCCATGCAGTTAGGTGAATGGTCTGCTTGTTTGCAGCTGGACTCCAAAAGTACGCATTCTTTTCTCGCCCATTTTCTTCATTCCACAAATGATGGATTCCAAACTCCTAAAGATACCATACCATCACCGTCAAGAAATGGACTACATATTAAATACTTTACTTGTCCAAGGGACCCAGGAGAGCTATGCATACTAGTTAGAAGTTCAAGTAGAACTACCCCTGCCCCCTCTTCCCTGTCTCTTCCGCCCCCACAAGGCCACTATTCTGTCTCTTAAATAAGACAGATGGCTTAAGAAAGGAGCGATAGGGGGGACTACCACAAATGTCGTGTATAACCCATGACTTGTTTGTGTACACATATATCATCCTATCTATAAATAACAACGACCTTGTCACTAACAAAATTACCGCTGCATTATATGTACATGTCAATCGTTTAGAAGAACTGATTTTCTTTTCTGCCTTTTTGCTAAgttctttttttaaaacttttaattcaAACTTAACTCACCTATTGAATTAAAGTGTTGCCAAGCTCTTCTGCCTGCCCATCTATGCTGGGTGGAGCTTCGATGACAGGCGGGATTCTTAAGATCACAGTTGTACTTTGGTAAAATTTATTCTGAATTGGGCTAATTTTGTTCAACATCTGTCATTCCGTAAGGTGCAATAAATAACAAGTCACTTTGAAGATATTTAGTCAGCCCTTGACGATTCTCAGCTGCAATTAGTATTGCCTGATTTCAATATTTCATACTTTGTGGTAGAGAATCATGCACATCTTGGCATTGACTTAATGAAACACAGCCTCCAAAGTACACCGGAATATTCTCAGCCTTCACCGAATTGTTTGGCATAACTTAAGAATATTTCACTATTTACAGACGTAGTTCTGAAACTATTTTCGAGTTTCAGATAATATGATTCTAagttttttgaaattatattttaagagattgaaataaatctaaaaagtaaaaagattAAAAGTTTGCGTTTAGTTAGACAGAGTTCTTACAAGAAACAAACTATCTtaccaaaaaaagaaagagttcAACTAGTATTAACCTCATAACTTACGCAAGTACATTGGATTTAACATAATCCAGCCCAGTGTAACTTGTTGAACTAACAAAATTCAACCTTGTTCAATTAGAtcaagtttgaaaacttgggtTGGATTATTTAGCCTAGTTAGTCCAACCCACGTGCAACCGTACGAACGCCTGTTGTAATTGtcaatacttttatttttcaaaaacctACTTGCGAATATGATTAAATGTCAACTAACAtacaatgaagaaaaaataagacaagTAAATGTTGATGGTTAATAAGAGCTCACAATGTTACACTAAAATGTTAGGAAAGTTATTTTCCCTATGAAATTAGTGTTATAGAGATATAGTTGTTAATATTAgcaaaattgttttattatttttaagattagaGGTCTTATATAAGACAGTTCTTAATTTTGAGACTATCAGcatattctaataaaatatttttacaagaCCTAAAAACTACatcttaaactttaaaacattGTTAAGAGATCTACATCGAAAATGCACTGATTAAGAAATTAACTACAGTTGTTACCTTGAGCCTGATGCTCTATTTCCTATTTAAAAACTCTACTAGTTATCACCCCAACATGAATTCTACCATTTTTATCCCttcctttattctttcattttcctTTAGTCAACTGGTAGTGGCCCATGCTGAAGTAAATCAATgcattcatttatttatttttcttcctttttcctttttcctttatggctcactttgacatagACTGAGATCCATATCCAATTGTTGGATGCTGACTCACCACTCCCCGAAAGCTCCTATAGGTTTAATTTACTTCAGTCATTCTATGATCAAATTAACGTATTTATTAGACTGCTTTTTCATAAATTCCTAAcaaaggttaaaaatatttttttaaaattattatttttaagtatatacAAACACACTCTAATAATTGCCAGTGTTGGGACCTTCACTACACCACGTGACAGCACTTTGTGAAAAACACAAAGTGGTGTTTTGTAAGAAGCCATCATCTGGGAATCAAGTCTTTTCTTATGTACTGCTTGCTAAATGGTTAAGACcctctgtttttgtttttctttccatGAGcatatcatgtttttttaacaCCTCTAAACTCAAAAAGGTAGTGcattaattgtataaaaaaaaaaggttatgcCTTTAACTGAGAGACAATACATGTCCCGTCATCCAATCAAGCGTGATCTTGTAAAGACGGCCCAACTTCACGTGGCTTATACATGATTACACATGAAGTTGTGCATTAAGAGTTGTCCACTTAGACTGTTCAGTGAAACAGAgaaaatatacaaaagaaaaaaaaagtacgaggaaaataaagataaatccacaaaaaaaaaactaacttaaaaaaattaaaaattattaattgaattgttaaaaattaaaaagaaagtgaataattttacttatttaaattattggaagcataactaaaaataaataaattatttaagtaacaattttttaatattaataaaaattaatttagtaaatTATTCAGTTTATTAGcataaaattgggttaaaaCGAGGAGAGCCTTTTATTTAACAACATCTtaagacttttttttatctacaaatTATCAATGGATAATTTTGTTCTGGTTCAAGTGAAGGTACGCAGGGTAAAGCTTTATTTGGTTGGATGTATGTATCCATGTGTATCATAGGATCATAAGAACTTATCTTATCAGCTTTAACATTTTTTCTGTCAAGACTCAAACATGGGCTAGAATGATCAATCTGACTTACAAGGAGGTTCcttctaattcttttaaaacaggcccatatttataaaaaaaattctaatcaGTTATTTTGaaagtgaccaatttaaaatgTTTCTTCCACtctaaaataatagaataaaagaacataatatgataaaataaaactataacaaaataaaaatagaataatttataataaccaCCGAAAACTAAGGGCATCGCGcatgtgtgttatttttttaattttaaaaataaatataaatattttttaaaattttattataaatgctttatttatttattttgtaaatagttttttattaaaaatacttattttagttttaaaataattaatttaaaaattaaattaaatgaataaaataattaaatctaataaaatagttacgtgaaaaatgatatatataatatgagataaattgatattgataaagtttttattttatttatatagttaaattttaaaaaattacaaataaattatataaatgaatatttcctttaaaaatcatttgaatgataaaaaactatttttatgttttaattattatgataatttaaatttacgtCTAACTATTGTAGACTCAAGAAGAGAGAAGAATTATTATATTGAACCTAATCCCACTTTCCGAGATAGAGAACACAATGATAAGATAATACTATCTTATTGCATCAGTGTTATAGACAACACCTACCTTACCAGATAATTATAATGTCATATTTCGTCCATGGTAAAAGCCAAAAAGTTCAAAGTATGGAATTACTAAACTAAGCTTTGAGAAAAATTATTAGCATTCACCAGAAAGAAACCCATAAAAGGCAAAAGCAAAAGAAAGGTTGAAATTACATAAATACCACTTTTGACAATCCATGCCAGCATGCACTTCTCTTGGTATAAAATCAATCACTTTGCAAGGAATTGAAAAGATGACAATGACAAAATACTTGTTAAAGCTCGTAATCTAGATATATAATTGCACTTTTGGGAGACAATTTAGAGGGAAAAGGATGGCATAATCCAAAAGAAAGATGAACAAAGCacgattaattaattaatccaaAAAACTAAAAGGGTTTAAGGTTTTAAGATTaagacaagaaagaaaaagagaccAACCTTGTCGCAGCCTGGGACCAGCTCTTGTAAAAGCTTCATGCGAGCATTGATCTTCTCTCTCCTAGCCTACAACAGAAAGAAACTCAGTTATGTTATATCACAACAAAATAACTGAAAATTAAAACtcggtaaaattataaaatacactAAGGTgatcaaaattaaacaaattaataagtGATTAGTCAAGCCTTTACCCTTTCTGCCAAGCTATGGCTATCTGTGGCTTGACCTCGACGAACTCGAACGTGGACGTAGGGAAGCTTCTCACCATCACAGGAGGTCTCATCAGCCACACTCTTGTTCTTCTTCGACGATCCTTTAACCTGAATTCCACAAAATCATCATCTACTATTTCACGTTTTGACCATTCAATTATACTGTAAACAGGAACCCTAATTATCTAAATTGTTGCAATTAGGAAGGTTAGCATCAAAGTTACCGTTACTTTCTTCTCTCGCTCCTTTCTCTTCACGGTCGTCTTCTCGTTCTTGTTCTCAACCGCAGGATCCGAAACGCACCCTTGTGTGGAGCACGGGTTCGAATCAGTCTCTTGCGGCTCGTTTTTCACCCTATCCAAATTCGAACCAGACCCGGCAGGAAGCACACACACCTCCCCTGGCGACGTTGAGTTTTCACCGGCAAACACGGAGAACTTGGCGGCGCGTTCAATTAAGGCGGCGTTGGAAGGAAAGGTCAAATTGCCACTGAAAGAGTTGAGCAAATAGGGTTTGTGATTAGTACTGATGTGGCAATTAGGCGGCTTCCGAGCTCCATCAGAGTCCGGCGAGTGAAGGAGCTCCACCGCCTGCGTCGGTGGAAGCTCAAGCAGTGCAGTGAATGAGCTGGCGTTTTCCGGCGCCGGTGCCGGCGCCATGATTCCCTGAATTTCTTCGTTGAATTGAATTGACTCAAGTGTGGCGCCGTCGTGCACGGATCCGCGTAATCCTACCGGAGCTTGCTCCATTGAGCTCACAAAACGCAGAGTAGAAGATCCAATTGAACCGGATTCCCCTTGAATTGTGTTAATTATGCGAGTTCTGAACAGTATCAGTGATGAAGCGGACAGTGAAAATTGGAGAAAATGAGGAATGAAGAAGAATGTGCGTGAGTGAGATAGTAGTTGAAGAAGCAGTCCTTCAATGGCGGTCAGtcaatttctctctctctctatctctttCTCTCCGGTTCTGTGATTCTGTCTCTGAGATTGCTTCTCAGCCATTTGAAGTCTGCGAAAGCAACGTTGCTACGCTACGGTTACTCTACTACTGTTGAGTACGCGTACGGTTCTAGCCATACAGTTTCGTTGAGGTAAGGTTAAAGGGAACGTTGGGGACCACAACCCTCTTGAGGGGCCCATGCTCTgggaatattattta carries:
- the LOC114168708 gene encoding transcription factor bHLH48-like, with translation MEQAPVGLRGSVHDGATLESIQFNEEIQGIMAPAPAPENASSFTALLELPPTQAVELLHSPDSDGARKPPNCHISTNHKPYLLNSFSGNLTFPSNAALIERAAKFSVFAGENSTSPGEVCVLPAGSGSNLDRVKNEPQETDSNPCSTQGCVSDPAVENKNEKTTVKRKEREKKVTVKGSSKKNKSVADETSCDGEKLPYVHVRVRRGQATDSHSLAERARREKINARMKLLQELVPGCDKISGTAMVLDEIINHVQSLQRQVEILSMKLAAVNPRIDFSLDSLLPTDGASLMDSNIPSMMTPLMWPEIPVNGNRQHYQQQWQFDAFHQSLWEREEVNHNFMTPENSLLSYDSSANSASLHSNQLKMEL